The nucleotide sequence CAAATATCATCTTTTGGGAAAAAAGTACAGCCCTACTTAGAGCTGCTTTATCATTTTTGAGAATAGAAAGTGAACTGAACAAAATGGGAATTAGCGGTCCTAAAAGAACTCCAACAGCTACAGTAAAAAGATTTTTACTGGTTACATATAATCCCAAACTGGTAGACGACAAATATTTGGTAATTAAAAACGTATCTAACAACACGGGCACCCATACAAGAAGAGATTCAAAAGTGCTCCAAATCCCCTTTGAAAGAATGTATTTCAAGATATCCAAGTTGAAATAAAATCTTGGCTTCCATTTAGACTTTTTCCAGAGAACAATGGTAGTTGCAAAGGAACCGAATACGTTCCCCCATACTATCGCCCAAAATCCCGCTCCCATAAAGGCTAGAGGAATTGAAACGATAGCTGGCGTACAAACGGTAACTAATCGAATATAAAATAACGATTTAAAATCTAAAAACTTTTTTTTGATGGCACTTTGGATAGATGAAAGGGAGAAAAATATGACTTCTAGTGACATAACTTGAAGGATAACCGAAGCTCCTGGTTCCCCATAAAGTTCTGCAATTGGACTTGAAAAGAAAAAAAGGATTAGAAAAACAATAATTCCCATTGCTATATTGAACCAAAAGCTGACATTATATAATTGATTCAAGTATTTTTCAGTGCCACTTTCTTGAATAATCACTTTACTCATGCCCATATCACTAATGACCGTTACTAAACCTAATATAACTGTAGCTACAGCAACCAAACCAAAGTCTTTCGGTGAAAGGAGCATTGTCATCACAAGAAAAAGCAGCGGCCCTATTGTCTTAGCGACAATTTCAGATAAAAAAGACCAAAAAGATGCTTTCGCAATGTTGTTATAGAGATTGATTTCAAACATCTCCCCTCAGTTTCCCTATGTTACCCTTTGTACTTTCTTATTTCAGTAAAATTAATCATTTAATTCTATTACTTCTCCATTCTTTACTTGTTCCTGGTGAGAGAATGACAGTACTTTTTCATAGATGTCTATATGCATTTGCATGATAACCTTTGGAGAAAAAATTTTCTCGAATTGCCCTCTTACTTCTTCTCTATTTAACTTTTCTTCATAAGCCGCTACTAAAGAATTTCTTATTTCTTTAATATTTCGCGGATCAATTTGTTTGCAATACTTTTCTATCCCAGTTTCCAATATAGGCAAATCTTTTGCTATCACTAAGTTAGCTCCTGCCATACCTCCTTCAATAGCAACTGTTCCCATTGTTTCTTGAAATGAAGGCATGACCACTACCTTAGCACTACAAAAAGCAGAAGATAGCAATGGATCAGAGGCGTCCAACCAACCTAAGAAATGCATGTTGTCCGTTGCCTCTTTTTTACATTCCTCATAATAGTTCTGATTATTATGATCTTCTCCTCCAATAAAAACTATTGGAATATCTGACCCCTTCATTGCCTTAATTACGTTTAGTTGATTTTTATTTTGATCAAACCGAGCAACTTGAAGAATAAAATCTTTCTTTGATGAAATTCGTTGTTGAATAAGTGAGGGATCAGCATCTTTTGCATTGACTAACGGAATGTCCGGAATAACGGATATTTTTTTTCTATCTACTTTGTAAACCTTAGCAATGAACTCGGCTTCTTTTTTTGTTTCTGTAATAACTGCATCTGCTAATCCAAGCATTTCTTTATATTTACTGTATCCTGTATGAATCGGTAACAACTTGGTTAACCATAAATTTGCAGAAATAATCCATTTTTTGTCCACTTGTAAAATAGTAGAAATGATAATAGGAACTCTACTACTTTTAGCAGTGGCTGCCAAAGCATAATTTTCCTCAGATAGGCGAAAAATATGAAGCACATCATAGTTTGTTAATTTATCTTCCCATTTATTAAAAAAATCAATAGTTATATTTTTTTGCTGTAATCCTTCATATAATAATTTAATTTTGGCATTAACGCCTCCGGCTACGTTTTGCTTTACAGTACTATAGCTTTCAAACAGAATTTTCAAAGGCTTTCTTTCCTTTCTTTCTATCGTTGCTTCGGAAGTAGACTACTCTACTATCATTCCAAACTATTGATAGGTACTTTATTCCAAAAAAGAGAAAAAGCCAGAACCAAGGTTCCTTTAAATAAATTGAACTGAAAATCAACTTTGGAAAACTTGAAGAGATAAAGAGGATTCCTATAATCTTGTTATAGCCAGTCGAATGGAATAGAATTTTCCATAAAGAGCGAGTAATCAACAAGATAAAAAAGAGCAAACCTATAAAACCATATTGGATTAAAACATCTAGAAAAAAATTATGAGTATAATCCTGCGAACGAGAAACATTATTATAGGCACCGGTACCAAATCCGATTAGCGGACGTTCCGTAATCATTTGATAAGCATCTTGCCATATCATGTCTCTTCCAGACAAGATGGAAATCGAAGATCCCGACAATGCTTCCTTTACAGATTGTAAAGAGTAACTATAATATCCTCGCTTAGTTGTAAATTCTATCAATACATCAATAATCTTCATCATATTAAAGGAAACGAAAAGGACAGCAAGTCCTGAGTAAAAATACAAAAGAATAACTTTAAGATCTTTTTTATTCATCAAAATATTCATAAGTAATATAAAACAAACAACTGATAAAACAGCACCCTTATTAGCGAAAACTATAATTAGGATAAAACAACAAACCTCTAATATTAGCACCCATCTAATTTTAAAAAAGCGCCGTCCAATATATAATCCGAAGTATGCAGGCATAGCCATTCCGTACCCATATGACATATAATCGCCAAAAATAGAATACTCATTAAAAGGGTCTAAACCATACGCAATAAAAATGATGATTGAAAAATTAACATAGTATTTCAGCATCTTTTCATGGTCTTTTACTTGAGCATAAAGCAGAATCGGAATGACTCCAAAAATAGCAAAGTCATATATAACTAAAAAAATAAATGTATTGTGTCTTAATATTATATCCAGCATAAAAATTAGCATCATCGTACTGACAAAAGGAATCCACTTGAATACTTTGCTATTATCTATTCTCCAAAAAAGGTTATATATGATCGATAAGCATACGATGATTAAAGTTACAATAAACAGGATGATGGTGCTGTAATCTTGAAAAACCCCAAGAACTGGTTTCAATAATGTGAAACTCCATAAATAAAATATAAGTAAAAATTCATTTATATTTTTTTTAATCTCCACGATGAGCAACACTTCCTAATAAAAATCTTATATAGGAAAAGAAATATTGAATAATTTTGCGAGTAAAATTCATAGGACTCCAGAAAACGAAACGCATGTATACTTTCATCGCTTTTGTTACATAGCCTTTACTAATATGATCCCAAAAAACAGGTACATAATGTTTTGTGTAAAGTTCTTTCTTAAATCCAGGGGTTTTAAAGTCAATTTCTTTTATAATTTGCTCGAATTGATTAAAAAATTTAAGCTTTAATTCTTCTAGCTCATTACCATGCAAATGATTTTCTCCTTCATTGACGCCAGTTACAACAAGACATTCCTGATTCCTTCCTAACTTGAATACTTTAAGAAATCTTAATAAAAATTCGTAATCTTGATGTCTTCTATAAGATTCTGTGAATCCATTTATTGCTTGAATAGCATCTTTGTAAAACATAAGAGTAGAGGTGGTTGGCGAGAATTCCATTAATAATATAGCCTTTGACAAGTCTCCTTCCTGCGGAGGAGGAACTTCTTTTCCTCTAGTAATTCTTCCACAGCACACTCCTTGTATAGTTGGGTTCTCCATCAAATAGTAGACATCTTTTTCAATCTTTTCTGGTAAATAATAATCGTCATCGTCCAAATAACTGATAATAGTACCGCGGCTATTCTTGACTCCGGTATTTCTGGCTGCTGCTCCATTTTTATTTTTATTATGCTTTACATAAACCACATTCTCGTTAAGCGTATATTGAGACATTAATTGTTCTGTTTCTAACCGAGCTTCTGTACTTGGATTGTTATCATCAACTACTACAACCTCAATATGTGGATAGGTTTGAGATAACGCTGATTCAATGGACCGTTTTAATTTTTCTGGCCTTCCATAGGTTGGAATTACAATACTAACTAGGACATTGTTTATTGGTACTTCCATCTTTACCACCTCCTAAATAATCGTTTCTTCCCTTCCACATCTCTTGAACTGCTTGAAAGAATGTAAAGGTTGAACTGTATAAACGATATTTCCTAATGGCAAACTGCAAAATAAGCAGCCATGAATACTTATTACTTAGGGCTGTAAATATAGCTCCACGATCATAAAAGAATTTTTTATCAAAACCATTAAACCAAGTAGAGGCTCCACTAAAATCAACAGTTAGTAAATAAGACGGATCAAAGTGTATAGCGAGATTTTTCTTCAAGCACTCAAATAAGAAGAGATGTTCTTCTCCGGACTTGTATAACAATGAACCAGAACCGAAATCTTCATTAAATTTGATGCCATGTTGTTTAATAGATTTACGCCTGAAAGTAATTTGACAAGAACTTACTCGCAACGCATTTAAATACCCTAACTTTTTTTTCTTTGCAAAGAAACTTTTTTCCGATTGACCTTTCGAGTGATACGCAAAAACTACAACATCTGCCTCGGGATTGTCTCGGTAGGCCTTCTCGATCATTCCATTGCTTTCTTCATTATAAAAAAAATCGTCGTCGCAAATAACGCATATATCACCTAGAGCATTTTCGATAGCTAAATTGCGGCTTTTACTTAATCCTCTTTCCTGAGTTGAAATTCTTCTGAGTGTGCAATCATCCATCTGAATCTCTGATTTCTCTTCATAATCGGTTTGATTTATGAGAAGGGCATCTGATTTAATATTCGACTTTTTAACAATAGAAAAATCTTTTTGATTCATTGCTGAGATAAGAAATTCTACTTTCAATTTATCCATCAAATTATCATCCCCTTCTTAAAACCTATTTGATTTTTGAATTACAAGCGATAAAATTTATCGACTTTCGACCTAACTTTTTAATTCTGTAAAGTTTCTACAACTTCTTAAAATGTTAAAGAGCAATAGTTAAGATAGAGTTAAGAACAAAGCAAAGATATAATTTATTTAAATTGCTTTAAATATGAGCATTTTATAGGAATATTTATTTAAATCCTCATTTTAAAAACTAAAAATTCAGATAATTAAAGTGATAATAATAGTATTGTTATATCTCATTAGCTTAAAACTTTTTCAACATGTTTTTGCTTTGGAATACAGGCTTTGGAAATTGCGCTTAGTTGACTATTTCGTACCAAGTTTCCTAGCATCAATAGTCATCACAAGTTTAGTTTACTCTTCCCTTGGTTTTAATCCCTGCTAAATAAATCTCTTGTATAAATTTTATCTTTTACTTCAAGCAAATCATCTGATATCCGATTTGCGACAATGACATCGGAAATTTTTTTAAACTCATTAAAATCCCTGATTACTTTAGAATTAAAGAATGTATTTTCATCAAGAGTTGGCTCATAAACAATTACTTCAATTCCTTTTGCCTTTAAGCGTTTCATTACTCCTTGAATAGCAGACTGTCTGAAATTGTCTGAATCCATTTTCATGGTAAGTCGATAGATTCCAATTGTATTAGGGTTTAGCTTGCTAATCATATCAGCGATATGATCTTTTCTCGTTCTGTTTGCATCTACTATTGCTGTCATAATATTGTTGGGGACATTTTCGTAATTAGCCAATAGTTGTTTAGTATCTTTGGGTAAGCAGTATCCTCCGTAGCCAAAAGAAGGATTATTGTAATGATTACCTATTCTAGGATCCAAACCTATACCATCAATTATTTGTTTAGTATTTAAACCTCTAATTTCTGCATAAGAATCTAGTTCATTAAAAAATGCGATTCTCATCGCCAAGTAAGTATTTGCAAATAATTTAATAGCCTCCGCTTCGGTTGAACTTGTAAATAGTACATCAATGTTTTCTTTAATTGCACCTTTCACTAATAAATCAGCGAAAATTTTAGCCCTCATAGACTGTTCTCCTACAACAATTCTTGAAGGATACAAATTATCATATAATGCCTTGCCTTCTCTTAAAAATTCTGGAGAAAATATAATATTTTCTGTGCTAAATTTTTCTCGTGCTTCCTCGGTAAAACCTACTGGAACTGTTGATTTAATAATCATTAGCGCATATGGATTAATAGATAAGACTTCAGCGATGACAGATTCAACTGTTTTTGTATTAAAATAATTTTTTTCGGGATCATAATTAGTAGGGGTTGAAATGATTATATAATCGGCCTCTTGGAACGCTTTTCGATTATCGGTTGTTGCAGTTAAATTCAATTCTTTTGTGGTTAAGAATTCTTCAATCTCCGTATCTATGATTGGAGATTTCCTATCGTTAATTATATCTACTTTTTCTTGAATAATATCAAGAGCAATTACTTCATTATGTTGAGCTAACAAGACTGCATTAGATAAACCCACATATCCTGTTCCTACTATTGTTATTTTCATAGTTTACCTCATCCTCAGATTTTCATTAAAAGAATAAACAAAACTAAATGACAAATATATATCAATATTTAGCGTCTTTTCTTATTACGAAAAATAATACATGGTGATGACAGTGTATTTTTTTCATTATATAGGCGATTTTCATTAGTTTTTCTTTATCTCTAACGGTAAGTAACATTGAATAAATTAATCATAAATAGTGTTTTTTTATCGCATTAATAGTGAAAAACATTGTATTAAAAAAAGCGTGAAAAGTATTTATTTTTTCATATTTTCTTTGTATAGACCAAACCTGTTGTATGCTTTTTAGTTTATTTTTAGAAAGTGAATTGCTACTTTTTCTATATTGTACGAATGCTTCATTGATTCCATATGCTATAGTTCCGTTATTCATTAACTTTAACCAGGTAGCGTAGTCTTGGCCGGATCTTATTATCGGCATTTTAAAATCCCCTACGATGTTTCTATCAATAACAACCGAAGAAGTGGCAATCATTGTATTTTTCAATAGGAAATTATAATCTACTTTCTCCAGTACTCTTCTTTTATCTTTGATTAAAATATTTTCTTCATTAATCATTTCTATTGCTGTATAACAAATTCCAGCATTTTCTTTTGTCATAAGTTCTAACTGCTTGCTAATTTTTTCTGGATACCATATATCATCGCTGTCTAAGAAAGCAATATATCTTCCCTTTGCTATCTCAAGCGCTTTATTTCTTGCAACAGCTGCGCCAGAATTACTTTGAAGGCGCAAGTAAACAATATTGTCATTATTCTCCATATAATTTTCTATTATTTGTTTTGAATTATCAGCAGAAAAATCATCTACTAAGATTATCTCAATATGTTTATAATCTTGATTATTTACAGAGTCTAAGGATTTAATGATAAACTTTTCTGAGTTGTAAATCGGTATGACTACTGACACTAACTCATTGGTGAAATTTTTGGCCAATTCCCCCACACTCCTCTGACTACACTCAAATGTTTAAGAATTTAATATTAGTTTTGTATAATGAATATAATTCATACTTAAATTCTTATAAAACTTTAATAAATAGGGGTTAACCACTTAGAATATGCTTCAATTTCACCAGATACCACTTTTAGATAAATTTCTTTTATTGCTTCAGTAATACTACCTGGAAGCTCATTCCCTATACTTATTTTATCGACACTTAAAACTGGCGTAACCTCCATAGCTGATCCACATAAGAATGCTTCATCGCACATGTACAATTCTGTTCTATCAATGTCTCTTTCTACTACTTTGATATTCAGATCATTCCTAGCTAGCTCAATAATTGTAAATCTTGTTATACTCTCTAATATCGAGGCAGTAATTGGGGGAGTAATTAGTACACCGTCTCGAATAATAAATAAACATGATCCTGGTCCTTCTGCTACCTTTCCTTGATTGTTCATAAGTAGTGCAGAATCATAACCATTTTCAATTGCTTCCATTTGAGCCATTCTACTATTGATATAATTTGCTCCTACTTTCACTTTTGGAGATATATTTTTATCACTAATTCGTTCCCAAGAACTTATACAACATTTCAATCCTGTTTTTGAGGAATTTAGCATACGGCTCTTTGGAATAGGTGCGATAAACATATTTACTGGTCCCGTCGAATTCCATGATCCAAATCCGTCTATAAATACAGTCTGCCTTACCGCAATATCTTCTTTATACTCATTTGCTTTAATAACCTCTATTAAAGCTGATTCCAATTCTTCAATGGAATACTTGTCCTCCATTCGGAACATCTTCATAGAATTTTTCAATCTTCTATAATGTTCAGGTAAACGAAATGCATATAATTGCTGCATCTCTTCATTCCAATAACATCTAATACCTTCAAACACATTGGCACCAAATTGCGCTGTTGGAGATAAAACATTTACAGTAGCATCCTCAATATGCATTACTTTCCCACCGAGCCATAAAAATCTATTTTTATTGGTCATTTCGTTTCCCCCAAAGATATTCGACATCTTTTTCTAGTTGATTTTGAAAGTTATTAAACTGTTTTATGTTTGTTTCTTTCTAATGAACGAGCTTTTATTTCTACCGCTTCTTGAGCTTTTGATGCTATTTCCTCTTCAGGAACAGAAGCGCTTTCCTCATCTTTGATTTCGTATATGTTCTTCATCACAAAAATATTCTGTATAGTCAGAATAATTATCTTGATATCTATTAAAATACCATACTTCTTAAATAAATCGATATAACGATTGTCAAAATTAATTTTTTCATCCCATTCTAATTCGTTTCTTCCACTTACTTGAGCTAATCCTGTGATTCCAGGCAAAACATTAAATCTATTTTTATAATGCCCATTTAAATCTTCATAATTTCCAAGTTCATATGATACTGGAGGTCTGGGGCCGACTACCGACATATCTCCTTTTAACACATTGAATAGTTGAGGAAGTTCATCTAAGCTTGTGCGCCTCAAGAAATTGCCAACTTTGGTCACTCTAAAGTCATTATGATAATTAAATAAACCTGTGCCCATACTTTCAGCATTTTCAACCATCGTTCTAAATTTATACATAGTAAACAATGCACCCTTTTTAGATAACCTACCTTGTTTAAAGATTACAGATCCTTTTGTATCTAATTTTATAGCTATGGGTATTATTATAAAAAAAGGTAAGAGTACAATTATGCCTACAGATGAAATTACAATATCCATTAACCTCTTTAGTAAGAATTTCAAAACTATTCCTCCGTTAAAGTAGTTTAGAATTCATAAGTTCTAAAGACATCATCAAATGTTTCTCTGTGTTTAATTATCTCTATAGAATTGGTCTCTTCGTTATAATCTACTACAGCGAAATTAGGTAAAATAAAAGGAGGCTTTAACACTACCGAATAAGATCCAACATTCTCAAAAACCATATAATCTCCTACAGACATTTCACCAGTATACCCTCTATAAAGGTAGTCAGATTCTATACATGTGTAGCCGCCTAAATCTATGTCTTCATACATCCGTAATTTATCTTCATTTTCAACATTATGATATGCTTTTACAGGTGGATTTTTTTTATTAAGCGTCGGATTAATGTTATAGATACTCCCAGCTAATGTTGCCATTTTTTTGCCTCTTATATCTTTGATATTGATAACCTTTGCCGCAAATTTCATAGCATCTCCCACCAAAGCACTTCCGGGTTCAATAATTAATTTAGGCTGCTTAGAAAATTCCATGTCTTCGAAGAAATCCCTAAACTGGGTTGCTACGACCTCGGCATAATCTTCATAAGAAGGAATATCAAAGTCAAACTGCTCTTTTAATGATGGAGCCATCTTACCAAATAGCCCTCCACCCACGCTTATAAATTTAGGTGGCTCATTAAAGTACTTACTAATCAAGTTAAGCATTCTCTCAGGTCTACCTGTCCACGTTTCTATATATCTGGAGGCAAAGTGGCAATGTAACCCCGTTAGTTCAATATTATTGATGTCGTTAATTAAATTAATTACATCAACAAAATCTTCGGATTCAACATCAAAACCGAACCTGGATTTCACCCCATCATTAATGTCGAAGTTGCATCTAAGACCAACAGAAAGTAGATTCTCTGGATATTTAGAGGCTATAATTTTAATGATTTCCAGTTCATAATGAGAATCTACGTTTACTATTCCACCATCTAGCAATAATTTCTCAACAGCACTTGGATTCTTATACGGACCGTTATAATAAATATTTTGTGATTCTACCCCTATCTTCAAAGCAATTTGATACTCCATATCAGAAACCACTTCTGCAAAGCCACCATTTTCATTTACTATCTTACATAATTTGGGTATATAATTTGTTTTGTATGAATAAGCAATATAGGTATTAGAATAAATATCTCTAAAAGCTTTTTGTAACTCTTTATAATTTTGTTCAAATTTTTTCGAGTCCAGTAAATAAAATGAATCACCATGTATATCACTAATTTCTTTTAATCTTTCAAAATCAATAATCATATATTTCTATCCGCCTCCTCTTTGCATAAAGTTAAAAATTACTAGAAACTGGATTTATAATACTTGAAATTTTTTCATTAATAATATTTTTATTAATAATAAAATATGAATCCGACTGACCTTCAAGAGTCGTTTCAAAATTTCTAATCTCGTTAATTCCAGAGTGAAACAAATCGTTAACATGACCTAAATGATAATCAATGGTGCTATTGCAAAAGCTTCTAGAAAGTATAACCATACTTGATCCTAGACGATAATGTTCTGTTATTATATTTTCAGCTGGAAGAACTTTATGTCCAATCCTTGCAATGCCTCCGAACCCATAAATAATGCCTTTTCCTTTTATCTTATTGCATAGAAACTCTACAGTTCCGTTTGCTAAAAGTTCAAACATGAATTTCATACCATAGCCTAAATGGAGATCATTTAATCCGATGTGAATATAATCAATACCTTCAATATTTAAAATTGAATCAATATTTTCCACAGCTTCTACTGTTTCTAACAGCAGACAAGTCTTTACTCTACCATCAATATAGTCGATAAAAGTTTGAACCTCTTCAGGTGTTTTGAAGAATGGCAGCATTATTATATCGGCGCCTTCTTTTATGACTTTGTTAATCTCTTCTTCTGACTCTTCATATATTGGATTAACCCTAACCAATACTTCCGACTTGTTTAGAATTTGCTTAATTCTTTTTATGTCATGTATGTTATGCCGAGAAATAACTGAATTTAAATGTCCTTGTCTTTCTTCTTTCCCATTAACTTCAAGATCAATAAAAATCCATTCAACACCGTTATTTTCGGCTATTTTCGCTATTTTTTCTTCATTGGTAATGTACATTAACTTTAATGTCAATAGGAACCCTCCTTTCTCGTTACTCACAAAATAGAGACCACATAATTCTCATGATTAATTTAAGCATTTCCTCCTGAATTTTTTGTGAGCTTAAATTTTTGACTAATTAGAAGTAAAAGGCCGTATAGCTTTCAATCAACTTATTTTATAAGTCTGGTAATACATTGAGGTTAATTTTTAAAAATGTATTCCAGTTTAGTTCAATGCTCTTAATGCACACTTCACCTCTACGCCCCTATCACCCATATGTAGCATTGCAAAATAAATGTTTCCAAGCATTACATAATTCACCTTGCCTTTTTCTCTACGCATATTTTTTAACTTGAGCTCGTCCTTATTAACTTCTCAGGTTCAACTTCAGCATTCTTCCGATTAGCTAGCCCAATTAAAAATCTTTTGACTTCTTCACTATCCATTTCCGGAAACTTTTCTATCAGCAGCAGCAGTTCCAATTCAGCAGATGGATTTGCTTTTCCTATATAAATTTTCGGAAATATCGTCTCACTTTGGATTTCATCTTCATTCAACAGCTCTTCATACAGTTTCTCACCCGGACGCATTCCTATTTCTTTAATTGGAATATCTAATTCGGTATAACCGGACAATCGGATTAAATTGCGTGCCAAGTCGACAATTTTTACCGGTTCCCCCATATCAAGCACAAATACCTCCCCGCCTTCTGCCAATGTCCCTGCTTGAATTACAAGCCGAGAAGCTTCCGGTATCGTCATAAAATATCTTGTCATTCTGGAATCAGTAATCGTAATCGGTCCTCCAGCAGCAATCTGCTTTTTAAATAATGGAATAACACTTCCTCGTGATCCGAGCACATTACCAAACCTCACTGCTGCAAACTTCGTCTCGCTACGTTTTGCTAGATTCTGTACCAGCATTTCCGCAAAACGTTTAGTTGCTCCCATAACGTTTGGCGGGTTGACCGCTTTATCGGTAGAAACTAGTACGAAATTCTTTACGCCACTAACATGGGCTGCATCTGCAACGTTCTTTGTGCCAAAGATATTATTTTTGACTGCTTCCATTGGATTGTCTTCCATTAAAGGTACGTGCTTATGCGCCGCTGCGTGATAGACAACATCCGGTTTATAAGTTTCCATGATTGCAAAGATTCTCTCCCTGTCCTGAACATCTGCAATAATTGGGATAATTTCAATATTAGGTGTTATGTTATTCTGCAATTCCATGTCAATTGAGTAAATCGAATTTTCTCCATGACCGAGAAGCAAAAGTTTTTTTGGATAAAAGGACACTATCTGACGTGAAATTTCGGAACCTATTGAACCGCCTGCACCTGTAACTAAAATTGTCTTGCCAGTCAATTGATCGGCAATTATATCCATATCAAGCTGAACTTCATCACGTCCGAGAAGATCTTCGATTTTCACATCATGGATATCGGTTACAGACACTTTCCCAGTTAAGATGTCTTCTATCGCAGGGATAGTCTGTGTGTGGATGCCAGTATCAATGCAGTGCTTCATGAGATCTGTATTTTCCTGACGGCTCAAAGAAGGAGTTGCGACGATAATACGTTCAATTTCATTGTCTCTAACTATTTCTTTAATGGACTCAAATCCTGCATTTGCCACTCGAATACCATAGATTTCATATCCTTGTTTTTTTGTATCATTATCTATATAAAGTACTGGGATAAGGCCGTTTTCCGGATTGTCCAGCAATTGCTTCGCAACCATTCTGCCTGCCTGTCCTGCACCGATAATAATTGCCGGTTTTAAATCAAGCGATTTTATATGTGGTGTAGAATTAAGAAAGATGCGCCAAGACAACCGTGATCCACCAATTAACAGAAGATGCAGCATCCATGTGATGCTGAGTGTACGCAGCAGTGCATCACCAAGTAAGAGATATTGTACTAGTCCGACAGCTACAATTGAGAAGCTTACCGCCTTGAGTATCAGTAGTAATTCAAAAATCGTTGCAAACTCCCATACTTTCCTATACAAACCGAAATGAGTAGCAAATGCGTGATGCGCAATAAAGATTGTTAACGCGCTGGCAATCAAGAAATTGTTCTCTAAAGGATTGGACACGGGATGAATTACGAAGTATCCGATAAAAATAGAAAAGAATACAATTAGAGAATCTACTAATGCAAGTATGGAAGTTCTGCTTTTTAAAGTCATATCATCATTCCTTTCTATGCGAAATGATATTTTTCTGAAGAAACCAAAATATATAATAAATTAAGCTAATGGTAACACCCCTTTTTTACCATGTCACTAAAAAGTTATCTAAAAATTCTCTAAATTTAAACAATTGTACCTAAGGCACGACATTATTCTAAAATTTAGGAGTTCTAAACTGAATAAATACTACTATCTTTAGAAATAATACTTTCAGCTGTAAAATCATTTGTAATTTTTCTACAAAATTTTATATTTATGCAGAAATAGTCCTGCCTATCTTTTCAATTAATAGTAAGTATCTCTTAGATGAGATTTTCCAAAAAAAAATGCCTTTCTGAATTGTTATCAGAAAGGCATTTTCTTTTTTCTAATGATTTTCATTGTGTATTTAGGCTTTTCGTAGAACTACATATAAAATAAATTTCTT is from Planococcus liqunii and encodes:
- a CDS encoding glycosyltransferase family 2 protein; the encoded protein is MDKLKVEFLISAMNQKDFSIVKKSNIKSDALLINQTDYEEKSEIQMDDCTLRRISTQERGLSKSRNLAIENALGDICVICDDDFFYNEESNGMIEKAYRDNPEADVVVFAYHSKGQSEKSFFAKKKKLGYLNALRVSSCQITFRRKSIKQHGIKFNEDFGSGSLLYKSGEEHLFLFECLKKNLAIHFDPSYLLTVDFSGASTWFNGFDKKFFYDRGAIFTALSNKYSWLLILQFAIRKYRLYSSTFTFFQAVQEMWKGRNDYLGGGKDGSTNKQCPS
- a CDS encoding O-antigen ligase family protein, yielding MEIKKNINEFLLIFYLWSFTLLKPVLGVFQDYSTIILFIVTLIIVCLSIIYNLFWRIDNSKVFKWIPFVSTMMLIFMLDIILRHNTFIFLVIYDFAIFGVIPILLYAQVKDHEKMLKYYVNFSIIIFIAYGLDPFNEYSIFGDYMSYGYGMAMPAYFGLYIGRRFFKIRWVLILEVCCFILIIVFANKGAVLSVVCFILLMNILMNKKDLKVILLYFYSGLAVLFVSFNMMKIIDVLIEFTTKRGYYSYSLQSVKEALSGSSISILSGRDMIWQDAYQMITERPLIGFGTGAYNNVSRSQDYTHNFFLDVLIQYGFIGLLFFILLITRSLWKILFHSTGYNKIIGILFISSSFPKLIFSSIYLKEPWFWLFLFFGIKYLSIVWNDSRVVYFRSNDRKKGKKAFENSV
- a CDS encoding glycosyltransferase family 2 protein; translated protein: MEVPINNVLVSIVIPTYGRPEKLKRSIESALSQTYPHIEVVVVDDNNPSTEARLETEQLMSQYTLNENVVYVKHNKNKNGAAARNTGVKNSRGTIISYLDDDDYYLPEKIEKDVYYLMENPTIQGVCCGRITRGKEVPPPQEGDLSKAILLMEFSPTTSTLMFYKDAIQAINGFTESYRRHQDYEFLLRFLKVFKLGRNQECLVVTGVNEGENHLHGNELEELKLKFFNQFEQIIKEIDFKTPGFKKELYTKHYVPVFWDHISKGYVTKAMKVYMRFVFWSPMNFTRKIIQYFFSYIRFLLGSVAHRGD
- a CDS encoding oligosaccharide flippase family protein; translated protein: MFEINLYNNIAKASFWSFLSEIVAKTIGPLLFLVMTMLLSPKDFGLVAVATVILGLVTVISDMGMSKVIIQESGTEKYLNQLYNVSFWFNIAMGIIVFLILFFFSSPIAELYGEPGASVILQVMSLEVIFFSLSSIQSAIKKKFLDFKSLFYIRLVTVCTPAIVSIPLAFMGAGFWAIVWGNVFGSFATTIVLWKKSKWKPRFYFNLDILKYILSKGIWSTFESLLVWVPVLLDTFLITKYLSSTSLGLYVTSKNLFTVAVGVLLGPLIPILFSSLSILKNDKAALSRAVLFSQKMIFAVSAMMGVFVFIFHDLIEKVIFTSDWNGLGQIFGIIFLVLGFEFFCSSIIEGFRAKGMFKVLAINVLVCTIISVPILFYAVQSSLVSYVTVRTLLLFLQFPILIFYSSKILDLKFSDYLINIRSTLWIVIALLAINTSFLLFDVSIEVKYAALFVVFIFALYLLVSIERKSFLKIIEHLSFERLLGKVIRKKKEV
- a CDS encoding glycosyltransferase family 4 protein, which gives rise to MKILFESYSTVKQNVAGGVNAKIKLLYEGLQQKNITIDFFNKWEDKLTNYDVLHIFRLSEENYALAATAKSSRVPIIISTILQVDKKWIISANLWLTKLLPIHTGYSKYKEMLGLADAVITETKKEAEFIAKVYKVDRKKISVIPDIPLVNAKDADPSLIQQRISSKKDFILQVARFDQNKNQLNVIKAMKGSDIPIVFIGGEDHNNQNYYEECKKEATDNMHFLGWLDASDPLLSSAFCSAKVVVMPSFQETMGTVAIEGGMAGANLVIAKDLPILETGIEKYCKQIDPRNIKEIRNSLVAAYEEKLNREEVRGQFEKIFSPKVIMQMHIDIYEKVLSFSHQEQVKNGEVIELND